In Eretmochelys imbricata isolate rEreImb1 chromosome 14, rEreImb1.hap1, whole genome shotgun sequence, a genomic segment contains:
- the METTL23 gene encoding histone-arginine methyltransferase METTL23 isoform X1: protein MCEEGPRFDIKEYRFAEEQDKREREESRPELVVLIPEVLDSQYGMYVWPCAVVLAQYLWFHRRMLPGKRILEIGAGMSLPGIVAAKCGAEVILSDTEELPQCLKNCERSCRINNLLGVHILGLTWGQISPNLLSLPEVDIILASDVFFEPEDFEDIITTVYFLMKRNPDAQFWTTYQVRSSNWSIEALLYKWKLKNVRVPLWSFNADKEQLASSPLPGRHTIEMMIISLAGASYT, encoded by the exons ATGTGCGAGGAGGGCCCGCGGTTCGATATCAAGGAGTACAGGTTTGCGGAAGAGCAGGACAAGCGAGAAAGAGAAGAGTCGAGGCCAGAGTTGGTGGTGCTGATTCCTGAG GTCCTGGATTCCCAATATGGCATGTATGTTTGGCCCTGTGCTGTGGTTCTTGCTCAGTACCTATGGTTTCACAGAAGAATGCTACCTGGCAAGAGAATTTTGGAG attggAGCAGGCATGAGCCTACCTGGTATAGTAGCTGCTAAATGTGGGGCTGAAGTTATACTGTCAGATACTGAAGAGCTGCCTCAGTGCTTGAAGAACTGTGAGCGAAGCTGTCGGATAAATAACCTTCTAGGGGTACACATTCTAGGACTCACATGGGGCCAAATATCTCCCAATCTGCTCTCTCTGCCTGAAGTAGACATTATTCTAGCCTCTGATgtattttttgaaccagaag ATTTTGAAGATATTATAACTACAGTGTACTTCTTGATGAAGAGGAACCCAGATGCTCAGTTCTGGACTACGTATCAGGTCCGAAG TTCTAACTGGTCTATTGAAGCTTTGCTGTACAAATGGAAGCTGAAGAATGTTCGTGTTCCCTTATGGTCTTTTAATGCTGACAAGGAACAGTTGGCTAGCTCGCCTCTCCCAGGAAGACATACCATTGAAATGATGATCATCTCACTAGCAGGAGCAAGCTATACTTAA
- the METTL23 gene encoding histone-arginine methyltransferase METTL23 isoform X2 has translation MACMFGPVLWFLLSTYGFTEECYLIGAGMSLPGIVAAKCGAEVILSDTEELPQCLKNCERSCRINNLLGVHILGLTWGQISPNLLSLPEVDIILASDVFFEPEDFEDIITTVYFLMKRNPDAQFWTTYQVRSSNWSIEALLYKWKLKNVRVPLWSFNADKEQLASSPLPGRHTIEMMIISLAGASYT, from the exons ATGGCATGTATGTTTGGCCCTGTGCTGTGGTTCTTGCTCAGTACCTATGGTTTCACAGAAGAATGCTACCTG attggAGCAGGCATGAGCCTACCTGGTATAGTAGCTGCTAAATGTGGGGCTGAAGTTATACTGTCAGATACTGAAGAGCTGCCTCAGTGCTTGAAGAACTGTGAGCGAAGCTGTCGGATAAATAACCTTCTAGGGGTACACATTCTAGGACTCACATGGGGCCAAATATCTCCCAATCTGCTCTCTCTGCCTGAAGTAGACATTATTCTAGCCTCTGATgtattttttgaaccagaag ATTTTGAAGATATTATAACTACAGTGTACTTCTTGATGAAGAGGAACCCAGATGCTCAGTTCTGGACTACGTATCAGGTCCGAAG TTCTAACTGGTCTATTGAAGCTTTGCTGTACAAATGGAAGCTGAAGAATGTTCGTGTTCCCTTATGGTCTTTTAATGCTGACAAGGAACAGTTGGCTAGCTCGCCTCTCCCAGGAAGACATACCATTGAAATGATGATCATCTCACTAGCAGGAGCAAGCTATACTTAA
- the SRSF2 gene encoding serine/arginine-rich splicing factor 2, producing MSYGRPPPDVEGMTSLKVDNLTYRTSPDTLRRVFEKYGRVGDVYIPRDRYTKESRGFAFVRFHDKRDAEDAMDAMDGAVLDGRELRVQMARYGRPPDSHHSRRGPPPRRYGGGGYGRRSRSPRRRRRSRSRSRSRSRSRSRSRYSRSKSRSRTRSRSRSTSKSRSARRSKSKSSSVSRSRSRSRSRSRSRSPPPVSKRESKSRSRSKSPPKSPEEEGAVSS from the exons ATGAGCTACGGGCGCCCCCCGCCTGATGTGGAGGGCATGACTTCCCTCAAGGTGGATAACCTGACCTACCGCACGTCTCCAGACACGCTAAGGCGGGTCTTCGAGAAGTACGGGCGGGTGGGGGACGTCTACATCCCCCGGGACCGCTACACCAAGGAGAGCCGCGGCTTTGCCTTCGTCCGCTTCCACGACAAGCGCGATGCCGAGGATGCGATGGACGCCATGGACGGCGCAGTGCTGGACGGTCGGGAGCTCCGCGTCCAGATGGCCCGGTACGGGAGGCCCCCTGACTCACATCACAGCCGACGGGGGCCGCCGCCGCGCCGATATGGAGGTGGCGGCTACGGACGTCGCAGCCGCAG CCCCAGAAGACGCCGCCGTAGCCGATCCAGGAGCAGGAGCCGTTCCAGGTCCCGCAGTCGATCCCGCTACAGTCGGTCCAAGTCCAGATCCCGCACACGCTCCCGATCTCGCTCCACCTCTAAGTCTAGGTCTGCCAGGAGATCCAAATCCAAGTCGTCATCTGTCTCCAGATCCCGATCCAGGTCGAGGTCTAGATCCAGATCTAGAAGCCCCCCACCAGTCTCAAAGAGGGAATCTAAATCCAGATCCAGGTCTAAGAGTCCCCCCAAATCTCCTGAAGAGGAAGGAGCTGTATCCTCTTAG